The Desulfovibrionales bacterium genome includes a window with the following:
- a CDS encoding type II secretion system F family protein has product MAVYIWEAKTGKGEKRGGELEAPDETTVRVQLRRLQLTPTKIKKKPKDLLENVKFLKPKVTQKDLVVFTRQLSTMIDAGLPLIQGLDILAKQQVNKTFRDVLTDIKTNVETGSTFADSLARHDKIFDSLFSKMVAAGELGGILDVILNRLAMYMEKVMKLKKKVKGALTYPLVVLCIALLVVAIILIFVIPVFQKMFADFGQALPAPTQLVINLSDFFKKNIIFMIAGLIAFVFAFRRFYSTAKGRKWVDSLVLKLPVFGPLVRKVAVAKFTRTLGTLISSGVPILDSLNIVAGTAGNKVIEEAILKVRVNISEGRPIAEPLMETGVFPNMVVQMITVGETTGALDAMLGKIADFYDDEVDAAVDALTSMIEPFMMVFLGGTIGGLVIAMYLPIFKMAAAVGN; this is encoded by the coding sequence ATGGCTGTTTATATCTGGGAAGCAAAGACAGGCAAGGGGGAAAAGAGGGGCGGTGAGCTGGAAGCGCCGGATGAGACCACGGTGCGGGTTCAGTTGAGGAGGTTGCAGCTAACACCTACAAAGATAAAGAAAAAACCAAAGGACCTCCTGGAGAATGTCAAATTTTTAAAGCCCAAGGTGACACAGAAAGATTTAGTCGTTTTTACACGACAACTTTCTACCATGATAGATGCGGGCCTGCCTCTTATTCAGGGCCTGGATATCCTGGCCAAGCAGCAGGTCAATAAGACTTTCAGGGATGTGCTTACGGATATAAAGACGAATGTAGAGACCGGCTCGACATTTGCCGATTCTCTGGCAAGGCATGACAAGATTTTTGACAGCCTCTTTTCCAAGATGGTAGCCGCAGGGGAGTTGGGCGGCATACTGGATGTTATCCTCAATCGTTTGGCTATGTACATGGAAAAGGTTATGAAATTGAAGAAAAAGGTCAAAGGCGCGCTGACTTATCCCCTGGTGGTCCTTTGTATTGCTCTTTTAGTCGTGGCCATCATCCTCATCTTTGTTATCCCGGTGTTCCAGAAAATGTTTGCCGATTTTGGCCAGGCATTACCGGCTCCTACTCAACTTGTTATTAATCTGAGCGATTTCTTTAAGAAAAATATCATTTTTATGATTGCCGGGCTGATTGCGTTTGTATTTGCCTTCCGGAGATTTTACTCTACGGCCAAGGGCAGGAAATGGGTGGACAGCCTTGTTCTCAAGCTCCCGGTGTTCGGACCGCTGGTCCGCAAGGTAGCCGTAGCTAAATTTACCCGGACACTGGGAACCCTGATAAGCAGCGGCGTCCCGATACTGGATTCCTTAAATATAGTAGCCGGCACGGCTGGAAATAAGGTCATTGAAGAGGCTATCTTAAAGGTCAGGGTAAACATAAGCGAGGGCCGTCCGATAGCCGAACCGCTCATGGAGACCGGGGTGTTCCCTAACATGGTGGTTCAAATGATCACCGTGGGTGAGACGACGGGCGCCCTGGATGCCATGCTGGGGAAGATTGCCGATTTTTATGATGACGAGGTAGATGCGGCCGTAGATGCCTTAACGTCCATGATCGAACCCTTTATGATGGTCTTTCTCGGGGGGACTATCGGCGGCTTGGTCATTGCCATGTATTTGCCTATCTTTAAGATGGCGGCGGCGGTAGGTAATTAA
- a CDS encoding PAS domain S-box protein has protein sequence MSDSHLGRALWLISLRVVVATLLLVITVLIQYQSRPAGVFGTLSPLYVFISSVYLLTVVYSILLRVVRDPGRVIFVQMILDPLLVTALIYVTGGISSPFTFLYLMVIMVASRLLYRRGGVIAASLSSILYAALLDFQYLGYIAPLNFDPIDLSGISAGHVGYQASIHITAFYFMAFLSSYWSEQARKDAIELDRRQRNIWELEAFNRNIVQSINTGLFTLDTHGRITSFNRAAEDITAFSHNEVTGQPLATVFPHLDLPSEGDNVSGNNNLSSFQYKNREGRELWLSFLISPLKNAEHENIGQLILFQDMTEIKAMEAEIQRQQVLASIGKLTAAMAHEIRNPLASLSGSAQMLGRDGSGTPGKFMNIILRDAERLDRLLSDFLLYARPEDSEARAIEVGQVVGEVVADLRERAGRIGMRVVIDLKSPVYIKIAPEHLSKIIENLLIKILEAGPEGGEVRIDGRLVQQVGEDVAVGGGSFLCLLVKSGGTGAFPHHIDSAFSPFPMIDGGADELGLAVVYRLVEYSGGKIYFKSPPPEKDQGTTCYIYLPVNPARL, from the coding sequence TTGAGTGACTCACATCTCGGCAGGGCGCTATGGTTGATATCTTTGAGGGTGGTGGTAGCCACCCTCCTTCTGGTCATTACTGTCCTCATCCAGTATCAGTCACGCCCGGCCGGTGTATTTGGCACCCTGTCCCCTTTATACGTATTTATATCCTCTGTATATCTTCTGACCGTTGTCTATAGTATTCTGCTCAGGGTGGTCAGAGATCCCGGCCGGGTCATTTTTGTGCAGATGATCCTGGATCCCCTCCTGGTTACGGCCTTAATTTATGTGACCGGCGGGATAAGCAGTCCCTTCACCTTTCTGTACCTGATGGTAATCATGGTGGCCAGCCGGTTGCTTTACAGGCGGGGGGGGGTAATAGCAGCCTCTTTGAGCAGCATACTCTACGCGGCCCTTCTCGATTTTCAATATCTTGGTTACATAGCACCCCTCAACTTTGACCCTATAGACTTATCCGGTATTTCAGCCGGCCACGTAGGTTACCAGGCTAGTATTCACATAACAGCCTTTTATTTTATGGCTTTTTTAAGCAGCTATTGGTCTGAACAGGCCAGGAAAGATGCTATTGAGCTGGACAGAAGACAGAGGAATATATGGGAATTAGAGGCATTCAACCGGAACATCGTACAATCGATCAATACCGGCCTTTTCACCTTAGATACGCATGGCCGCATAACTTCGTTTAACCGCGCAGCGGAGGACATTACCGCCTTTTCCCACAATGAGGTTACAGGTCAACCCTTAGCCACGGTTTTTCCACATCTTGACCTGCCTTCCGAAGGGGATAATGTCTCTGGAAACAATAACCTTTCCAGTTTTCAGTATAAAAATAGAGAGGGCAGAGAGCTGTGGCTTTCCTTTTTAATATCGCCGCTGAAGAATGCGGAGCACGAAAATATAGGACAGCTCATCTTGTTTCAGGACATGACGGAAATTAAGGCCATGGAGGCGGAGATTCAGCGTCAGCAGGTCCTGGCTTCCATCGGGAAACTGACCGCGGCTATGGCCCACGAGATAAGAAATCCCCTGGCCTCCTTAAGCGGCTCTGCCCAGATGCTGGGCCGTGATGGATCCGGAACCCCGGGGAAATTCATGAATATTATATTACGGGATGCAGAAAGACTGGACAGATTATTATCTGATTTTTTGCTCTATGCCAGACCTGAAGACAGCGAGGCCAGGGCGATTGAGGTTGGACAAGTAGTGGGGGAGGTAGTCGCTGATCTTCGTGAACGGGCCGGCCGGATTGGTATGCGGGTAGTGATTGATTTAAAATCTCCTGTCTATATAAAGATAGCCCCTGAGCACCTTTCTAAAATTATAGAAAACCTGCTTATTAAAATACTGGAGGCCGGACCGGAAGGCGGAGAGGTCAGGATAGACGGACGATTGGTTCAGCAGGTAGGTGAGGACGTCGCGGTTGGAGGCGGGAGCTTCCTTTGCCTGTTGGTGAAGTCTGGCGGAACAGGAGCGTTTCCTCATCATATAGATAGTGCGTTCAGTCCGTTTCCTATGATAGACGGTGGTGCGGATGAGCTTGGTTTGGCCGTGGTCTATCGCCTGGTTGAGTATTCCGGGGGTAAGATTTATTTCAAGAGCCCGCCGCCTGAGAAGGATCAGGGGACAACATGTTATATCTACCTGCCGGT